CCGCACCACTGTCAGGGCGCAACGCCAATGCTCGCAGGTATTCCGCCTGTGCCCAAATACGTTGGGTGCCGTCGCGCACAGTGCCTTCCACATCCAGCATTGCTTTAACCGCGCCAGTCATTGGGTCGATGCCGCGTTGCTCGGTGTAGTCAAACGCTCGGGTCAATGACCTATGCAACAGACTGTCCTGCAGAAGTGGCGACGACTCCAACAAAAAGAACCATTCAAATTGATGACCGGGTTCGAACCAGTTATCCACAGCACCCAGCGGCTTTTCCAGCATCACGCCGTGTAGCGGATCAACGAAACGAATTTGCATGGCATTCACCAACTGCGTCAGGGCGGCTTGCGTGGCTGCGTCTTCACGGACCGACACGGTCGCCAGAAAGGCTTCGGCCAAGTGCATCAGTGGATTTTGCAACGGGCCGCTGTCTAGCGAGGACCAGTCCTGACCAAGACTCGCTTCATACAAGCCTGTGCCATCGGCAAAACGTTCGGCTACTACCGTCAGTGCAGCGTTGAGTACCGACTCCACCAATGGCTCGCGTACTTTGGCCCAATAGTGGGCGCAGGCAAAGATGATGAAGGCGTGGGTGTACAGGTCTTTGCGCTGATCCAGCGGCTTGCCTTGTGGGTCGATGCTGTAAAACCAGCCGCCGTGTTCGGCGTCGTGGAAATGCTGTTGCAAGGACCGAAACAGCGCGGCCGCACGCAGTTTGGCTTCGGGCACAGAAGGTTGATCAATCAGGCTGGAAAACAAATACAGCTGGCGTGCACAGGCCATCGCGCGATAGCGCTGAGGCGCCAACGGCTGATGATTAGCGTCGACCGCCTCATACGGCAACGCCAGTTGCGGATTCCAGCCAGGGCCCAGCCAAAGCGGCACGATGACCTGCTTGAAATGCAGCTGGATGGCGGCGAAAACGGCAGTCAGTTCAGACTGGGAGGCGGAGCTGGAAACATCGGGCATCGGCTGGCGTCACGGCAAGGGCGTTTGCGCGACATGGTAACGCAATGGTGAAACGGCTCGCTAACAAGTTGCTGCGGGGCCGCAGATACTTCTGTAGGACCGAATTTATTCGGGAAGCGGGCGACGCGGTTTGTCAGCAATACCGCGTCGTGGCCTTCGCGAATGAATTCGCTCCCACAGAGTGAACTGCGCCCCAAATGTTGGACAGTGATTGAATAAGCTACGCGGCCTGAGTTCTGTATGCCACTGGACTCAAGCCGTTGAGCTTCATTTTGATACGTTCGTGGTTGTAGTAATGGATGTATTCATCCAGTCCAGCCTCTAACTGAGCAACGCTGTCGAAGCGCTCCCGGTAGAAAAACTCTGATTTCAGTGTGCCGAAAAAGCTCTCCATCGTGGCATTGTCATGGCAGTTACCCTTGCGCGACATACTCTGTTCCAAGCTCATTTCTTCCAGACGATTTCGGTAGATGTGGTAGCGGTACTGCCAGCCCTGATCCGAGTGCACCATCGGTTTGGCGCCCTCTGGCAAGCGCTTCAACGCCTTTTCCAGCATGTTGCCCACCAAGGCGTAGCGAGGGCTGGTGTCTGTCTGGTACGCCACGATCTCTCCGTTGTACAAGTCCAGTATCGGCGACAGGTAGAGCTTTTCACCGGCTACCTTGAACTCGGTAACGTCGGTCACCCATTTCTCATTCGGCTGGTCGGCCTCGAATTGCCGAGCCAACGTGTTAGGTGCTACCTGCCCCTCAGGGCCTTTGTACGATTTATACTTCTTGGCTCGCACCGTGCACTTGAGGTTTAGTTCGGCCATCAGCCTGCGTACCGTTTTGCTGTTCACTATCCACCCGCCCTTGAGCAGCGTGGCGGTCATCCGGCGATAGCCATAGCGGCCCTTATGCTGGTCCTGGATAGTCTGAATAGAGGCTTTCAGCGGAGCAAATTTATCCCCGGCAGCCAGTACCTTGACCTGATAGTAGTAAGTACTGCGTGCCAAGCCGACCAGCTTGAGCAGGGCGTCGATTGGAAAATCGCTCCTCAGCTCAGTGACTACCCAGGCTTTTTCTTCGCTTCTTTGTCCCGCCTCATCGCCTCCTCGCCTAACACCTTTAACTTTTTTAGGTAGGCGTTCTCCATGCGCAGGTACTGAAGTTCGTCGAGCAACTCTTTGTGGGCGCGCTCTTCGTCGGTGAGCACTGCCGGTTTGCGGGGCTTGGCGGGGGGCTTTGGCATAACGTTACGTGGGCCTTTTTTCCCTGACGTCAGGGCTTCGATGCCGCCACTGTAATATTGCTGCTGCCATCTGCCTATCTGCGTTGAATTGCCCAGATTGAAAATCGCAGCCGTTTGCCGAAATGACAACTTCTCACGCTCCATGTGCTGGACAACGGACAGTTTGAACTCGGGACCATGTTCCTTCATACGCCCCTGCAGGCTGGCTTCCCCGTGCAGCTCGTAGGCCGCCACCCAACGACGGAGCAACGTAGGGTCCATCTGAAATTGAGCGGCTATGTGACGAAAACCTTGACCGCGCTCAAGGAAAGCATTGATGGCGGACCGCTTGAACTGCGTTGAATATTTACCCATGAAAAACACCCCGGTAGTTGGATGGGTGTCCAACATTTGGGGCGCAGTTCAGAGGCAATCAAGCCGCTTCAGTCAGCAAGCCTTGGCGCTCAATGAACGCGATGATTTGTTCCAGCCCAAGACCGGTTTTTTGATTGCTGAACACGAACGGCTTTTCACCGCGCATCTTCTTGGTGTCGCGGTCCATCATTTCCAGCGAGGCACCCACCAGGGGTGCCAAGTCGACTTTATTGATCACCAGCAAATCGGATTTACAAATGCCTGGCCCACCCTTGCGCGGTAGCTTGTCACCGGCAGACACATCGATCACATAGATCGTCAGGTCCGACAGTTCAGGGCTAAACGTCGCGGATAAGTTGTCACCGCCCGATTCAACAATGATCACATCCAGCCCCGGAAAGCGCCGGTTCAATTGGTCTACCGCTTCGAGATTGATCGAGGCGTCCTCGCGAATCGCCGTGTGCGGGCAGCCACCGGTTTCAACGCCGATAATCCGTTCCGGCGCCAAGGCTTCGTTGCGCACCAGAAAATCAGCGTCTTCACGGGTGTAGATGTCGTTGGTGACCACGGCCAGGTTGTAGCGGTCACGCAGGGCCAGGCACAGCGCGAGGGTCAGGGCTGTCTTGCCGGACCCGACCGGGCCACCGATGCCAATACGCAGAGGTTGGCTGTTCATAACGTTCTCCAGTGAGCGGTAACGGCTCTCAAGTAATTGTTGAGCAAGGCGCTGTATAAAAAAGATCAGGATCTAAACAGGCGACTGTATTGACGTTCATGGGCCATGCTCGCCAATGACAAACCAAATGCAGCGCTGCCGTAGTGTTCGGGGTCTATGTTCGTAGCCTGCTGCTGCGCCTGTTGCAGCAGCGGCAGTAACTCGCTGGTCAAGCGTTGCGCGGCTTGCTGGCCCAGCGGCAAGGTCTTCATCAACACCGCCAATTGGTTTTCCAGCCAGCTCCACAACCAGGCGGCCAAGGCGTCCTGCGGGCTAATTCCCCACGCACGGGCAGCCAGCGCCCAGCCCAAAGCGAAATGCGGCTCAGGCAATTGCTCGAAAAAGGTTCGTGCGGGGGCGTCCAGTTCTGGTAAGCCGCTGAGCAATTGGTGCAGGGAGTAACCCATCTGCCGGCTTTCCTGAAACAACTCACGGGTTTCCCGGCTGGCGCGGTGTTCCTGGCTCAGTTGCAGCAGTTGCGGCCAGTCTTCCTCGGCCGCCGCTGTGCAATGCGCTAGTAACAACGGTGCTTCAAAACGGGCCAGATTTAACAGCAGTTGATCGCCGATCCAGCGTCCGGCGCTGCGGGTGTCATTGACCAGTGCGTTCTCGACTGCCATTTCCAGACCTTGCGAGTAGCTGTAACCACCAATCGGCAATTGCGGACTGGCCAAGCGCAGCAGCGCCCACGCGTTGTTCACGTGCGCACGCCGAATTGATGCAGGCGCGGTGGGTAATTGAAATCTTCTTCACCGGGCCGAGAGTGATGATGGCCACCACCATACGCACCGTGTTCAGGGTGAAAGGGCGCTTCGATGGCTTCGGTGGTGGCACCCAGTTGATCAAGCATGGCTTTGAGCACGTAATCGTCCAGCAAGCGCAGCCAACCGTCGCCCACTTGCAACGCGACGTGTCGGTTGCCCAAGTGATACGCCGCACGGGTTAGTTCATAGGCATTCGTACAGGTGACGTGCATCAACTGTTCGGGGCGTGCGCAAACGCGAACGATACGGCCGTCCTCCGCTTGCAGGTATTCGCCATCACGCAATGGTGGTTGACCACGCTCCAGGAACAGCCCGACGTCTTCGCCTTCGGCACTGACGCAACGCAGGCGGCTTTTGCTGCGCGCCTCGAAGTTCAAATGCAGTTCGGCAGCCCAGTCAGCTTGAGAATCGATTCTTCGGTGAATCACCAGCATCAGCATGCTTCCAGCTAGATTTCGATGGAGTAGTTAGAGCAAGGGTCTTGCCAATATAGGAATGCGCCTACACACGGCGATGGCGCTTAAACACAGAGTAATGGAATGCATCAAGTGGGGGCTTTGATTATTGGGGTGCACCGGTAGGGGTCACTCGGTGCTGCCAAGCCCTTGCCAGTGGTTGGCGCCGATAAAGATAAAGCGCAATTGCTGAGTGATTTTGGCGCGAGGGGTGAGGTGATCGGCGAGGGTTTCTGCGGGAGGGTCTATCAATTCCGGGAGCATGGCAAACACGCTTTTCACCACCAGGTCAGCCATTACCGATAAATCGTCAGCGTCCAGGTGCTGTAATTTGGGCATCAATGCCAAGTCGGCGGCCAAATCAGCGCTGATACCTTCGCGCAAGGCACCCAAGGCTTGGCGCACTTGCAGCGAGCCACCATATTGTTCGCGGGCCAGAAACAGAAATTGCGAACGGTTGGCGGCCACCACCTCCAAAAATATTTTCACCGAGCCTTCGATGATGCCGCCCACAACGGATTTGTTGTGACGCACCAAACGAATGGTTTTACGAAAGGTCTGGCCCACTTCACAGACCAGCGCCAAGCCCAGTTGGTCCATGTCTTCGAAGTGACGGTAGAACCCGGTCGGTACGATACCGGCGGTTTTCGCGACTTCACGCAGGCTCAGGCTGCCAAATCCCCGGCCGCTCGCCATCAAACTATGAGCCGCGTCGAGCAAGGCATGACGGGTTTGTTGTTTCTGTTCGGCACGCGGCAGCATGGGCGGGTGATATCTGAGAGGGGACTGCGCGGCACTTTAACAAATGCGCTGTAGTTGCGTGAAGCAAAGGCTGAAAAGCACAAACCCGGCAATTAGCCGGGTTTGTGGACATGCCGTCAAATCAGCTCTGGCGGCGATGCTGTTCGAGCAAACGATCAGAACCACCTTCAGCCACACGCTGGTATTGCTGAATCAAACGACCTGTGCCGGTATCGGCGATGCGGCCACTCTGTTTGTTGGCGTGATCTGAATCGCCTTCAGCCAGTGTATTAAAGGTAGCTGCCAAGACCGGTTTGGCCTGAGCGGAGACTGCCTGTTCGCTGACGGGCATCGCAAAAGCGCAGGACGCAATCAACGAAAGGGTCAGGCTCAGCAGCAGTGGGTGTTTCATAAGAGTGCTCCACGCGAGGGCATTAAAACTTTGAGGCGCGCATCTTACTCCCGAGATGTCGATATGAAAGTTCGTAAAAATGATTCTAATAATCGATGAAATTGATTCGTCGTCACAGCCCTTGGGCGCTGAGGCCTGTGCTAATTTTTTCGCTCTGTTTTGGGGATTTTCGATTTTTTTGCCCGTACCGAGAGCGTCTATCTAATAGGTTACCGGCTCATTTCAGCTTATTTTCATCCGGGTCAAAACCTGCGGCGCTTTTTCCAGTCGAAGGACAAAGCTCTAAATAGTCGAACCGTCTACGCTTAGGGCAGATGCGCCATCGCTGGCAGGAAGTAGAAGACATCTGGAGAGTCATGTAATGACGCGTCGCCGTAAAATTGTGAACTGGACGGGCATTATCCTTGTGCTGCTGGTGGCCATTCTGGCCATTGTGATCGTCACGTTTGACTGGAATCGAATCAAACCCACGCTTAACGAGAAAGTCTCTGACGCCCTGCATCGGCCCTTTGCGATCAACGGTAACCTCGCAGTGCTGTGGCAGCGTGAACCTGATCAGGGCGGCTGGCGGGGTTGGTTGCCATGGCCGCACTTCGTCGCCGAAGACCTGACCTTGGGTAATCCCGACTGGTCGAAAAATCCGCAGATGGTCACCCTTAAACGGGTCGAATTCCGCCTGGCGCCGTTGCCACTGCTGCTACACCAAGTGGTTATCCCCAGGATTGACCTGACCGCGCCGGACGCGAAGCTTGAGCGTTTGGCCGATGGCCGCGCCAATTGGACGTTTGATTTACCTAAGGCCGACCCTAACGCCGAACCGTCGAAATGGGTGCTGGACATCGGCGCGATTAAATTCGACAAAGGGTTGGTCAGCCTCAATGACCAAAGCCTGAAAACACAGCTGGACCTAGTGATCGATCCATTAGGCAAACCCATCCCGTTTAGCGACATTGTCGGCACTAGCGAAGCGAAGAAAGCGCAGGACAAAGGCACCGCGCCGCAGGACTACGCCTTCGCCTTGACCGTTAAAGGCCAATACCACGATCAAAAACTCAGCGGCAACGGCAAAGTCGGCGGCTTGCTGGCGCTCAAAGATGCCGCACAGCCGTTTCCGGTTCAGGCTGATGTGCAAATCGCCGACACCCGAATTGTGTTGGCTGGCACGTTGACTGACCCTGAAAACCTCGGCGCGCTGGATTTACGCCTGAAGCTGGCGGGCAGCAGTTTGGGCAATCTGTACCCATTGACGGGGGTTAACTTGCCGGACTCACCGGCGTATTCAACCGACGGTCACCTGATCGCGAAGTTGCACGATGCCGCTGGAGCGTCGTTCCGCTATGAGGGCTTCAATGGCAAGATCGGCAGCAGTGATATCCACGGCGATCTTGGCTACGTTGCCAGCCAACCGCGCCCGAAGTTGACAGGTGCGCTGGTGTCCGAGCAGTTGCTGTTCACTGACCTGGCGCCCTTGATTGGTGCTGACTCCAACGCCGCGCAGAAAAAACGCGGTGGAGACAGCAAACAGCCAGAGGGCAAAGTGCTACCGGTCGAAGAGTTCCACACCGATCGTTGGCGGGTCATGGATGCCGACGTTGAGTTCACAGGCAAGAAAATCGTCCAGAGCACCAGCTTGCCATTCACCGATCTGTACACCCACGTCGTACTCGACGACGGCCGACTCAACCTGCAACCTCTGCGCTTTGGCGTAGCAGGTGGCAAGCTGGATGCCGACATCCGGCTGGACGGCCGCTCTACACCCCTTCAGGGGCGGGCAAAAATCACTGCCCGCAACTTCAAACTCAAGCAGCTATTCCCGACCTTTGAGCCAATGAAAACCAGCTTTGGTGAGTTGAATGGCGATGCGGACATTAGTGGCAAAGGCAATTCGGTCTCGGCGCTGCTAGGCGCGTCCAATGGCGAAGTGAAGATGCTGGTCAACGACGGCGCCATCAGCCGCAGCTTGATGGAAATCGCCGGACTCAACGTCGGCAACTATGTGGTCGGCAAAATGTTTGGCGATAAGGAAGTGAAGATCAATTGCGCCGCTGCTGATATGGGCATCAAGGACGGCTTGGCAACCACCAAACTGTTTGTCTTCGACACTGAAAACGCCATCGTCTACATCAACGGCACCGCAAACTTCAGCAGCGAGCAACTGGACCTCAAGATCAATCCAGAATCCAAAGGCTTCCGCGTGTTCTCCCTGCGCTCGCCGCTATACGTGCGCGGCACCTTCGGCAAACCCGACGCGGGCGTACAGTCCGGCCCATTGATCCTGCGTGGCGCGGGCATGGTGCTGCTCGGCGCGGTCATTGGACCTGCTGCCGGGTTGTTGGCTCTGGTGGCTCCGAGTGGCGGAGAACCCAACCAATGCGCACCGTTGTTGGAGCAGATGAAAGCCGGCAAAGCGCCGAAAACGGTGAAGTAGGTCAAAGCGATTCGGTCCCACGAATTTTGGCGCTGCACATTTATATTTGTTCAATGGGTTATACCTTATTTGATAAGACCGATTGATTATTAGTTGAACGACAGATTCTGACTCGTCCTAAAGATTATTCACCGCGAAAACATTAACGTCGCACCTTGATTTCAGGGAGCTTCGTCAGTGAGTGAAAGGAAATGGGTGCTGGGCATTCCCGCCCTGGAGGGCTCCCCGCAGTTAGGGGGCGTGTACGTCTTTCCAGTGGCCGAAGATGCCGAGAAAATGTACTCGCACCCGGCGCACCCACCCGATTATCAAGACGCGATTATTTGGTTCCCAAGCAGGCCGGAATTTTCGCCGATTTACCTATCATTGAATCTGCGTGGTGCGCCGGGTGTAGCCACTGGAATAGGCGAAGATGTGACTGGCATTTGGCTTGCCGGAGCAAGTGTAGGGCTGGGCGTTCCCGTACCCACCCGAATTGCAGACAAACTCAGGGATCGCGAGTTCTCCAGCTTCGATATGTTCAGGAAGGCGTTTTGGATTGAAGTGGGGAATGATTTGGAGTTGAGTGAGCAGTTCAACCCAGACAACATTAAAAGGCTTACGAGAGGCTTGGCGCCAGCAGCCCGCATTAGGGATCAGGCAGGAAAAAGATTCTCTTTCGAGCTTCACCACCAAGTGCGAGTTACTGATGGTGGTGCGGTCTATGACGCTGATAATCTACGAATCAACACTCCTAAAAACCACATAAGCATTCATAAGAAGACACAGTGATGGATCTCAAAAGCGCACTTTCTGAATACACCGAATACCAGTTCGCGAAGGTGATTCAAGCAATAAAGGACTGTGAGGGGTCCGAGGACTTTCAAGCTCAGTTGATCGTCCATCTCAACAGCTTGGCAGCAGACGCTGGAGGCTCCGACTTGATTTACTACCCTGAAGAGGGTGCAGATAGCTCCGCTGAAGGGGTCGTCCGGAGTATCCAAACGTGGTGCTTATCCAATGGGTTGCCAGGTTTTAAACCGCCTTTTTGACACCATATGAATGTTAAAAACGGACTGTCTGACTACACCGAATATCAGTTTAAAGAGCTGATAAAAGCGATTGAGGATGTTGAAACAGAAAGTTGACATGCCGAGTTGTTATTCCATTTCAACAAAATTGCTCCCTCACCCTGCCGGGTCAGACCTTTTGTATTACCCGCAGCCAGGTGCAGATGAGTCGCCGGAAGGTGTCGTTCAAGAGATTCAGACGTGGTGCCTGGCCAATGGCGTACCAGGTCTCAAGTCGGCTTTCTGATGAAAAATAGCCTCTCGGATTACACCGAGTTTCAGTTTATGAAGTTCGTGGAAACAATTTTCGAAGAGAATAATGCGGACAGAAATGACGTTCGTTTAAATGAGTTACTGCGCCAATTTGAACAACTGACCGGGCACCCCGCCGGTATGGATTTGATTTACTACCCGGAGTCTGACGAAGAATGCACACCAGTGGGTATCACTGAGACCGTAAAAAAATGGCGCGAGGAAAACGGTCTGCCCGGATTCAAACCGGCCTTTTAATCTCTTTTCGGAGGTGTGGGTGGAACTCAAGAACGTGCTTTCTGAGTATCCATACGTGGTGCTCAGCTCACGGATTACCAAGTTTTAAATCGTCTTTCTGAGTCGGCCGAAGGCACTATCCCAAACACAAAAAACGCCCAGTTATTTTCTATCAGCGAAAACCAACTGGGCGTCGCTTCAAACGACTTACATATCTTTCAAAAGATCGGCCATGTCATCGGCGTGTTCTTCTTCTTGCGCCAATATAGTTTCGAAGATCCGTCGTGATGTCGGATCTTGATCGCCGATGTATTGGATGATTTCGCGGTAGCTGTCGATGGCGATTCGCTCGGCGACCAAGTCTTCGTAGACCATCTCTTTCAGCGTGCTTCCAGCAACGTATTGCGCGTGGGAGTTTTTCGACAGCAGGTCCGGGTTAAATTCTGGTTCGCCGCCCAGTTGTACGATGCGCTCGGCGAGCAGGTCGGCGTGTTCGTTTTCTTGCCCCGCATGTTCCAGAAACTCTTCGGCGGCCACGTGCGCTTTCAGGCCGGTGGCCATGTAGTAGTGGCGTTTGTAACGCAGGACGCAGACCAGCTCAGTGGCCAACGATGCGTTGAGCAAACGAACCACTTCTTCGCGGTTAGCGCTGTAGCCCTCGGTCACGGCACCGTTTTCCACGTTCTGACGCGCGCGTTGGCGCAGGGTATTTACATCGGTTAATTGCTGCACATCGCTCATCATTCATCTCCAGGGCTGATCCGGTTTCCGTCTCGCTCTATAAGCCGCCCGTCAAGGATCAACGGTCGCTCCGGCATGATCGGTACCTAGTTGTGAGTGATGAGGCGCGAGAAAGTTTTATCGCAGGCCCGACAGAAAAACACAAAAGCCCGAGGCGCGCGGCGTCAGGCTTTTTGTTTGGAGCACCGCAGGCGCGGGTCTTACATGGCGCGTTCGTTTGCCTCGCGCTGGTCGCAGGTCATGAAGCCTTTGCTGTCGACCTTGCCATTGCCGTCGAACGCCACGTAATAGGTTTGTTTGCTGCCTTCGTGGTTAAGCACGTAATTGTTGCAGCTACCGGGATGGGCTTTGCGGTGCTGTCGGGAAGACGGTTCACCGCCAATCGTCAGAACCTGTTGTTCGTTCATGCCTTTTTCAACTTGCTTGACCAACGGCTCGTTGCGATAAGTGACGAAATCCACCGGGTTTTGGGTGGTGGTCGAACAACCCGCCAGAACGGCAAGAACGCTTAAGGTTGCCAAGGTTTGTTTGTACATGGGAAGGCTCCTGATGACTGGGCCATGGTCGGCCCGATGAAGCTTTGAGCGACGGAAGGTAGAGAGAGTTCGATTTAAAGATGGCGTTCAGGCATCAGCCGATATTGTTGGCTAAGGTTGAATCGCCACCCTCATGCAAAAGGACCGTGCCATGACGCAAAAATTTGCTACGCGCTATCCGTTGATCATGGTTCCAGGGTTGCTGGGGTTCGTTCGTTTGGTGCTGTACCCCTACTGGTACGGCATCGTGACGACCTTGCGTCGCGGCGGCGCAAAGGTGTTCCCGGTCTTGGTGTCCTCGATCAACTCCAGCGAGGTGCGCGGCGAACAATTATTGCAGCAGATCGAAAAGATTCTGCTGGAAACAGGGGCGGCCAAGGTCAATTTGATCGGCCACAGCCAGGGCGCCTTGACCATTCGTTACGCCGCCGCTAAGCGCCCGGATCTTGTGGCGTCCGTCACCAGTGTGGCGGGGCCCAATCATGGATCGGAGTTAGCCGACTATCTGGAGCGAAGTTTCCCCGCCGGTACTCCCAGGGGGCGTTTGCTCAACATTGCGCTGCGGCTGTTGGCGTGGTTGATGGCGTTGTTGGAAACCGGCTATCACGGCCCCAGGTTTCCAGTAGACATCGACGCATCGCATCAATCGCTGACCACTACCGGCGTGGCGTTGTTTAACAGCCGCTACCCACAAGGATTACCGCAAACGTGGGGCGGGCAGGGGCCGGAGTTGGTCAATGGCGTGCGTTATTACTCTTGGTCCGGCACGTTGCAACCGGGGCTCACCGACGGTGGGTTCAATCGGATCGACGGGACAAATCGCAGTTGCCGTCTGTTTGCCCGTACTTTTACCCGCGAAGTCGGGCAGTGCGACGGCATGGTCGGGCGCTTCAGCTCGCACTTGGGCACCGTCGTTGGCGACGATTACCCCCTCGACCACTTTGACATCGTCAATCAGTCGTTGGGCCTGGTGGGTAAGGGCGCAGAACCAGTGCGCCTGTTTACCGAACATGCCGAGCGCCTTAAAGCAGCGGGCCTATAACGCTTTTTGTGCCAGGCCCAGCGGTGTAGTCCAGCGTTCCGCCAGCACCACGCCGAACAAGGTTAATGCGCCGCCGATCAAGTGATAGGAGGCCAGATGCTCGCCCAGCACGGCCGAGGCGATCAGCGCCGTCGTGAGTGGCATCAGGTTGAGAAACATGGAGGTGCGACTTGGGCCCAGGCGATGAATAGAATGCATCCACAGCAGCGGAGCGAGCATTGAGGTCGGGATGCACGCGTACAAAATCAGCGGAATATTACTTGGGTTAAGCCCGGCCTTAGGCGACAACATAAACATGGGAAACAAAACCGCCACGGCGACCCAAATCTGCAAATACAACAATTGCAGAGGTGGCAGACGCATCTGCCATTTTTTCAAGAGCGTGCTGTAAACCGCGTAAGCGAACGTGGCGATCAGGATCATTGCGTCGCCCAGGTTCAGGCCCCGTTCCATCAAGGCGGTAAGGCTGCCGGCCGATACCACCACTGTTACTCCACTGAACGACAGCACTGCGCCTACCAAGGCGCCGGTTGTTAGGCGAGTGCCCAGGGTTGTAATTGACAACCCCAGAGCGATCATCGGCATCAACGACAAAATGATGCCCATGTTGGTGGCGGTGGTCATCGACGCGGCGAAGTACGCCAGGCTTTGGTAAACCGCCATGCCCAGCACGCCCAGCACGAAGATTTTTTTCAGGTTGAGTTTGATCAAGTCCCAATTCTTGATAACCGGCCTTAGCAAAAATGGGGTAAACAAAATACCCGCCAGCAACCAGCGGTAAAAGCCGATCTCGGCTGGAAAGATCACCCCCACTGTGAGTTTGTTGACCACATTGTTGGCTGACCAGATAACGATTGTCAGCAATGGAAATAGGTATTGGATGGGAGTCTCCCACGTAAATGAGGCTGAATTATCCGTCTGTCTGTCTCGATGGCTATACTCCGTTTCGGACAATTTTCACCCAGCGGCAGACAGTATGAAACCCAAACTCCTGAGCATTCCCGATTTTTCCGGCCTGCCTTGCCCTGTTTACCTAAG
The nucleotide sequence above comes from Pseudomonas sp. AB6. Encoded proteins:
- a CDS encoding bacteriocin immunity protein, with protein sequence MKNSLSDYTEFQFMKFVETIFEENNADRNDVRLNELLRQFEQLTGHPAGMDLIYYPESDEECTPVGITETVKKWREENGLPGFKPAF
- a CDS encoding DMT family transporter yields the protein MQYLFPLLTIVIWSANNVVNKLTVGVIFPAEIGFYRWLLAGILFTPFLLRPVIKNWDLIKLNLKKIFVLGVLGMAVYQSLAYFAASMTTATNMGIILSLMPMIALGLSITTLGTRLTTGALVGAVLSFSGVTVVVSAGSLTALMERGLNLGDAMILIATFAYAVYSTLLKKWQMRLPPLQLLYLQIWVAVAVLFPMFMLSPKAGLNPSNIPLILYACIPTSMLAPLLWMHSIHRLGPSRTSMFLNLMPLTTALIASAVLGEHLASYHLIGGALTLFGVVLAERWTTPLGLAQKAL
- a CDS encoding ferritin-like domain-containing protein; its protein translation is MSDVQQLTDVNTLRQRARQNVENGAVTEGYSANREEVVRLLNASLATELVCVLRYKRHYYMATGLKAHVAAEEFLEHAGQENEHADLLAERIVQLGGEPEFNPDLLSKNSHAQYVAGSTLKEMVYEDLVAERIAIDSYREIIQYIGDQDPTSRRIFETILAQEEEHADDMADLLKDM
- a CDS encoding triacylglycerol lipase, which codes for MTQKFATRYPLIMVPGLLGFVRLVLYPYWYGIVTTLRRGGAKVFPVLVSSINSSEVRGEQLLQQIEKILLETGAAKVNLIGHSQGALTIRYAAAKRPDLVASVTSVAGPNHGSELADYLERSFPAGTPRGRLLNIALRLLAWLMALLETGYHGPRFPVDIDASHQSLTTTGVALFNSRYPQGLPQTWGGQGPELVNGVRYYSWSGTLQPGLTDGGFNRIDGTNRSCRLFARTFTREVGQCDGMVGRFSSHLGTVVGDDYPLDHFDIVNQSLGLVGKGAEPVRLFTEHAERLKAAGL
- a CDS encoding bacteriocin immunity protein — protein: MPSCYSISTKLLPHPAGSDLLYYPQPGADESPEGVVQEIQTWCLANGVPGLKSAF
- the osmE gene encoding osmotically-inducible lipoprotein OsmE; its protein translation is MYKQTLATLSVLAVLAGCSTTTQNPVDFVTYRNEPLVKQVEKGMNEQQVLTIGGEPSSRQHRKAHPGSCNNYVLNHEGSKQTYYVAFDGNGKVDSKGFMTCDQREANERAM